ACAAGGTAGATAAAATAAGAATCTCCAGGAACTCATAAGTGAGATCACAAGATAAAAACAAGATAATACAATCTAATTAAAATCTTCAATATACaagaaattttaaaagaaaGTAATGATTCACAAAGATAATTGCCCCTACAGATTGTGGGTTATGATCTGAGAGATCTTAATAGAAAAATTGCTcataaaatgtaatttttttaagacTAGATTGGTCATATTAAGAATACAAAGAACTTGACATTCAGCATCTATGTGGatttgaaataattatgtgCCACTTTTCAGAATCACAAATCTGCATGATTTTTTTACATACAGATGGTATAACAGGAAAACTAAAGTTAACTAGTAAGATGCAACAGCGAGTTAAAAAAAGGGAAGGGTAAAGAAGAATACATTAGTTAAGAAAAGGTGATTTCACCCTAATAAAAAGAATGAACATGTTTGGAATTGGATATAACACCTTGAACTTCAAATGCTATTTACTGGTCCTTTTTAGTCAACGGTTTGAAATGTTCTTAACGGAAGGAAGCTTCCAGAACTTCTGGCTTCATGCAATGCTTACAGGACTTATAAATTGAAAAGTTTGTATGTTGTGAAGCAATGTGACCGAAGTTAAAACTTAGACTTAGACATAGTAAGCCAAGAAGTTATTTTCTTAATATCATTCAGGAACCTGAGACTGAAGTTAGGCAGTATAACTTAGCACCAAGTTCAATAATAAGCAATACAAAGAATGCGATCTTTTATAATGAATATGAAATTCACCATGCAAGTGGCACACACAATTCTCTGATGCAGGATTAGTCCCTAGTCTTACAACTTATTTCAATATTAACTTTGTTTTTGGTCGAATATTTCAATATTAACTTAACAGCTAAAAGAAAAAAGCAGCCTAAACCTGAACTAAATAAATTTCAAAAGTTTCTGCTTACCCCCTTCTCATAACTCAACATTTATTAGAAAAGAAAactagaaagagaaagagaacttACAGTGGATGTCAAACCATAGCCATAGGCATCAACTCGTTTGTTTGTTAACCAATAGTCCAGAAAGGGGCCTACTAGCAGTAAACTAGCTGCCTGTGCTGGAGCAGTGTGGCCCAACAAGTTAAATGACCCGATAGAATACTTCCTCTGAAGAAAATGCACATACTGCACAAACAAAACCTAGATTGTCAAACCCAAATAAAACAGGTAGAGCTAGAAATATTAAACAACTTATTGTACTCTGCTCCAGATGATACATCTGAGAATACTGCTCAttataaaaatgcaaaaaaacaaagaaatttttttgcaGGCTTCCAATTTGTCATTTATAGATACataaaaagattaattcttaCAAACATGAAAGTTACCAACGAGCATCATGAACCTGAAAGTGAATGTTTAACAATCTAGAACTACTTGATGGCAAGGAATTCAAATTGATCAGTTTGTATCTCCCAACCAAGGTTCAATATTTAATGTAGTGCTACTTACATATTGCTGCAGTGCTGTGCTCCAAACTGCTATTATAGCAGCTACGAAACCCTTTGTATTGACGCTGACATCAGTGACTGTACAGATGGCAACACCAAGCAAAACCAATAAAATACTAAGCTTTGTGTCCCTTGAATATCGCACATTGTCCAAGACAACTTCCAGGAAACAAGATACTGGAATCATACTAAGCTTAGCAATCTGATAATAATGAGAGGaagaaattattataaatactAATCTATGTCAAAGGAGAGTTAAAAAGTTCATAACAAAAAGCCCATAAGTTACCTGATAAAAACCAACAGAGTTCCACATTAAACTCACATTCATTCCAACAATGGAGAAATTGGCAAATAATACAAATTTGATGATATCAGATATTGGAAGATGAGAGGGCGTGATATATCCCAGTGACTTAAGAACCAGCGTCAACAAGGTTGTTGTGGCAAAATGCATACCAGTTAAAGTTGTAGCTGCATAATAGCATGATATGATATAGAATGTCAGGATTCAAGACTATTGCAGAAGTTTAGAAGCAATCTGTAGCCTTACAAGTAACATCAGAAGAAACCATAAACTACATTATTCTTTGGTTGACTAGTTATTTAATAGATTTTAATTGATCATCCAATGCTATTCTCAGTGCTTTAAAGCTGTTGTAGCTTTGGGATATATATCTTTTTTTGACACATCGGAAGATTAGCTTTGGGATATATTAAGAACAGTAGTTCTGTAATCAATATCAAAACTAAAAATCAGGCAAATGAAAGAGTTGTTTCAAAAGGCTTTCCTAGAGAAAACTTCGAATGTCCATCTGTAACATCACAACAGTTTTTTGGATTGAAAAAATTGAGGATTTTGCTCACATTTTTACATTGGATTTCACTTCACAAATACAAAAAGTTTGTGCGGGCTGAGAAACATCAGCATATGATATGAAAGCATAACTTC
This is a stretch of genomic DNA from Lotus japonicus ecotype B-129 chromosome 1, LjGifu_v1.2. It encodes these proteins:
- the LOC130711588 gene encoding UDP-rhamnose/UDP-galactose transporter 6-like, which translates into the protein MSSASKGDRKATLDASSWLFNVVTSVGIILVNKALMAKYGFSFATTLTGMHFATTTLLTLVLKSLGYITPSHLPISDIIKFVLFANFSIVGMNVSLMWNSVGFYQIAKLSMIPVSCFLEVVLDNVRYSRDTKLSILLVLLGVAICTVTDVSVNTKGFVAAIIAVWSTALQQYYVHFLQRKYSIGSFNLLGHTAPAQAASLLLVGPFLDYWLTNKRVDAYGYGLTSTLFIILSCTIAVGTNLSQFICIGRFTAVTFQVLGHMKTILVLILGFIFFGKEGLNLQVVIGMMIAILGMIWYGNASSKPGGKERRSFSIPSSKTQEYGALPVSSEPDEKV